Proteins co-encoded in one Metabacillus sp. KUDC1714 genomic window:
- a CDS encoding ABC transporter permease: MSGIVLEKKNASTGMTKKEFISKFGSLLGLVLLVITLSLLNAQFFTVNNFMNIANQTSINALLALGVLLPILTAGIDLSIGAILAISIMMMGVVTVNFGANPFVGILVCLVTGAFFGLVNGLLLTKLRLPHPFISTLGTMNIARGLALIVTGAAPIAGFPVFIQYFGSGNIAGTVPFSFILVLIMAVLIHIFLNRTMTGRYIYAIGGNKEAARLSGINVNKVLVLVYVLSGLMAGLAGLVMVGRVNSAFPLAGMGYELDAIAAVIIGGASLFGGVGTVWGTLIGALIIAVLRNGLNLIGVPADLQLAFIGFVIIAAVYVDVLRQKPNKN; encoded by the coding sequence ATGTCAGGAATAGTGTTAGAAAAAAAGAATGCTAGTACAGGAATGACGAAAAAAGAATTTATTAGTAAGTTCGGTTCTTTATTGGGATTGGTTTTGTTAGTCATAACATTGTCACTTCTAAATGCTCAGTTTTTTACGGTTAATAATTTTATGAATATCGCTAATCAGACCTCTATTAACGCTTTATTGGCTTTAGGAGTGTTGCTTCCTATTTTAACAGCAGGTATCGATTTGTCTATCGGAGCAATTTTGGCCATTTCGATTATGATGATGGGGGTTGTAACTGTCAATTTTGGAGCAAATCCTTTTGTAGGTATCTTGGTTTGCTTAGTAACTGGAGCTTTTTTTGGTCTAGTAAACGGACTCTTGTTAACCAAGCTTCGACTTCCGCATCCATTTATTTCAACTTTAGGAACAATGAATATAGCTCGAGGACTTGCCCTAATTGTTACAGGAGCGGCCCCTATCGCAGGATTTCCAGTGTTTATACAGTATTTTGGAAGTGGAAACATTGCAGGGACAGTGCCATTTAGTTTTATACTTGTGCTAATCATGGCGGTATTAATCCATATCTTTTTAAACCGAACTATGACAGGGCGCTATATCTATGCAATCGGAGGTAACAAAGAAGCCGCACGTCTGTCAGGTATCAATGTCAATAAAGTTCTTGTACTCGTTTATGTATTGAGTGGATTAATGGCAGGATTAGCTGGATTGGTAATGGTAGGTCGTGTAAATTCGGCATTTCCATTAGCTGGAATGGGCTATGAATTAGATGCAATTGCTGCAGTTATCATTGGTGGAGCTAGTTTATTTGGTGGTGTAGGAACTGTATGGGGCACGTTGATCGGAGCCTTAATAATTGCGGTCTTACGTAACGGTCTAAACTTGATCGGAGTACCTGCAGATTTACAATTAGCCTTTATCGGTTTTGTTATCATTGCAGCTGTTTATGTCGACGTTTTAAGGCAAAAACCAAATAAAAATTAA
- a CDS encoding sugar ABC transporter substrate-binding protein — protein MKKHFLFQIIVLIMLLCTLVGCNTNNTTSESADTSSNEEKPKVVVVLQSLTSEYWNFVQAGAKQAFKDFNVDGTILGPSSESQVMEQINMMQDALTKGPDALVVSATQPETAIPTFNQYKESDIPVLLINQDVDWDNKVTFIGTDNFTAGKKGGELLASMLQKGDKVALIGGVLGSQTHRDRLDGAKEALVAAGMEVVAEQPADSDKSKAMNVMENIIESNTGLKGVFVSSDDMAMGASRGVQNKGADVQVVGLDGTVESLESVIKDNTVGTVAQNPYDMGYKGVENAIKAIKGDSVEKRIDTGAEVITKENAQERLDFLKSISE, from the coding sequence ATGAAAAAACATTTTTTATTTCAAATAATCGTATTAATAATGTTGTTGTGCACATTGGTTGGTTGCAACACAAATAATACAACAAGTGAATCTGCAGATACGTCTTCTAATGAGGAAAAACCAAAAGTGGTCGTTGTTTTACAATCTTTAACAAGTGAATACTGGAATTTTGTTCAAGCGGGGGCAAAGCAGGCATTTAAAGATTTTAATGTTGATGGAACAATATTAGGACCTTCATCAGAATCTCAAGTTATGGAACAAATAAATATGATGCAGGATGCTTTGACAAAAGGACCAGATGCTTTAGTTGTCTCAGCTACTCAACCAGAAACTGCAATTCCAACATTTAATCAATATAAGGAAAGTGATATCCCTGTCCTTCTTATCAACCAAGATGTAGATTGGGACAACAAAGTTACTTTTATTGGTACTGATAATTTCACTGCTGGGAAAAAGGGAGGGGAGTTATTAGCATCAATGCTTCAAAAAGGGGATAAAGTTGCCCTAATTGGTGGAGTATTAGGAAGTCAAACTCATAGAGATCGCCTTGATGGTGCGAAAGAAGCATTAGTTGCCGCTGGTATGGAAGTTGTTGCTGAACAACCTGCTGATAGTGACAAAAGTAAAGCAATGAACGTAATGGAAAATATCATTGAAAGTAATACAGGTTTAAAAGGTGTATTTGTAAGTAGTGATGATATGGCAATGGGAGCTTCAAGAGGTGTACAGAATAAAGGAGCAGATGTTCAGGTTGTTGGATTGGATGGTACGGTTGAATCGCTTGAATCAGTTATTAAAGATAATACAGTTGGTACGGTTGCACAAAATCCTTATGATATGGGATATAAGGGAGTAGAAAATGCAATTAAAGCCATCAAAGGTGATAGTGTCGAAAAAAGAATTGATACAGGTGCAGAGGTTATTACTAAAGAGAATGCTCAAGAGAGACTTGATTTCTTAAAAAGTATTTCGGAATAG
- a CDS encoding response regulator transcription factor — protein sequence MNVLIVDDDRFVVSALEQKIDWTSLGIQHIYSAYNIRQAKKIFDKNMVHILISDIEMPQGSGLELLAWIRSEGFNVQAIYLTNFADFNYAQKAIELQSFEYYLKPIEFDKLELIIKKAINKVKQSQVKDDAVKVGHYWQQNKEEIVEHFWHTYLKNNDSISNEELQEQLKIKQIDYSLHDYFVPLLLDLFPYTLVDNMEIISLFDKENNLQNRLKSIIAEAFKDASFRLDSFLEFSKSKEEYLAIFKLLDCTSEVSSKDLLSSCNQIIAAINNQLKCDVQCRIGAISPLDNFPTTVKDIQVLSKETVDFRNKTFLLETTIKEVKKYVEPNLQLLEHYLETDNKLSFINKCYQYLTNLLEKNALDQNVLCSFRLDITQLIYTHLKKKEILANKLFQGKTGDLLLAQSSRSIDDLMIYISYLVDVSLDYMAFTNSQKSVVNTICDYIDQNYQENITRTSLAKIVYLSPDYIARYFKKETGISLVNYIIKKRVDIAKDLLNNTDLPVHIISDKVGYGNYSYFTKLFKKETNYTPVDYRKLSNS from the coding sequence ATGAATGTGTTGATTGTTGACGATGATCGATTTGTCGTATCTGCTTTAGAACAAAAAATAGATTGGACTTCTTTAGGCATCCAACATATTTACTCCGCTTACAATATACGTCAGGCGAAAAAAATATTTGATAAAAATATGGTCCATATTTTAATTTCCGATATAGAAATGCCCCAAGGTAGTGGGCTTGAATTATTGGCTTGGATAAGATCTGAGGGCTTTAATGTTCAAGCTATCTATTTAACTAATTTTGCTGACTTTAACTACGCCCAAAAAGCAATTGAACTTCAAAGTTTTGAATATTATTTAAAACCGATTGAATTCGATAAACTTGAATTAATAATTAAAAAGGCAATAAATAAAGTGAAACAAAGTCAAGTAAAAGATGATGCAGTAAAAGTTGGGCATTACTGGCAGCAAAACAAAGAAGAAATAGTAGAACATTTTTGGCACACTTATTTAAAAAACAACGACTCTATATCTAATGAAGAATTACAAGAACAACTAAAAATCAAACAGATAGATTATTCTTTGCATGATTATTTTGTGCCACTACTTCTTGATTTATTTCCTTATACATTAGTCGATAACATGGAAATAATTTCGTTATTTGATAAAGAAAACAATTTACAAAATAGGTTAAAATCTATTATTGCAGAAGCGTTCAAAGATGCTTCTTTTCGTTTAGATAGTTTTCTAGAATTTAGTAAAAGTAAAGAAGAGTATCTTGCTATTTTCAAATTACTAGATTGTACTTCTGAAGTATCATCTAAGGACTTGCTCTCTTCTTGTAACCAGATAATTGCAGCCATTAACAATCAATTAAAGTGCGATGTCCAATGTAGGATTGGAGCTATAAGTCCTTTAGACAATTTTCCAACTACTGTTAAGGACATTCAAGTGCTGAGTAAAGAAACTGTAGATTTTAGAAACAAAACCTTCCTATTAGAAACGACCATAAAAGAAGTCAAAAAATATGTTGAACCAAATTTACAACTATTGGAGCATTATCTCGAAACAGACAATAAATTAAGTTTCATTAATAAATGCTATCAATACCTTACAAACTTATTAGAAAAAAATGCGTTAGATCAAAATGTGTTGTGCAGTTTTAGATTAGATATTACACAATTAATCTATACTCATCTAAAGAAAAAAGAAATTCTAGCTAATAAGTTATTTCAAGGGAAGACTGGCGATTTATTACTAGCTCAATCATCAAGATCTATAGATGATTTAATGATTTACATTTCTTATTTAGTTGATGTTTCGCTAGACTATATGGCATTTACTAACTCACAGAAATCTGTCGTCAATACAATTTGTGATTATATTGATCAAAATTATCAGGAAAACATTACGAGAACTAGCTTAGCAAAAATTGTTTATCTTAGCCCAGATTATATTGCGAGATATTTCAAAAAGGAAACTGGTATATCACTTGTAAATTACATTATTAAAAAAAGAGTGGACATTGCGAAAGATTTACTAAATAATACAGACCTTCCTGTTCATATAATTTCTGATAAAGTAGGGTATGGAAATTATTCATATTTTACGAAGCTTTTTAAAAAAGAAACAAATTATACTCCTGTGGACTATCGAAAGTTAAGCAATTCTTAA
- a CDS encoding FxLYD domain-containing protein: protein MRDLDSIIEEIREFSKANELLSYREVEELQNVLYEDEVIIHITIGSVEGYKGLFLATVYRVLFIYHNEISQPKVLEVPYEKLEYIHVKQLNHYVAMELFFAGTKIEIMDLPPDDANTIKDEVNFQIDTYNPANKTGKTQKRKFGFLRYILFIGIAVLTGYIVGPQFHVVEVYDEAITDSLTKEEGEEKYQLEFSNLAIEKGEYDTTVKGIIKNNSDKEYRYISVDIQYYNKKGAIVDSQITSAYDLKPGMSWDLNSSSISEYAESFEIVSVYVEEAE from the coding sequence TTGAGAGATTTAGATAGCATTATTGAAGAGATTCGGGAATTTTCAAAAGCGAATGAGTTACTTTCTTATCGTGAAGTAGAAGAATTACAGAATGTATTATATGAAGATGAAGTAATTATACATATAACGATCGGTAGTGTTGAAGGTTATAAGGGCTTATTTTTAGCTACTGTTTATCGAGTGCTGTTTATTTATCATAATGAAATAAGTCAGCCTAAAGTGTTGGAAGTTCCCTATGAAAAATTAGAATATATTCATGTAAAACAACTAAATCATTATGTAGCAATGGAATTGTTTTTTGCAGGAACGAAAATTGAAATCATGGATTTGCCTCCAGATGATGCAAACACTATTAAGGATGAAGTGAATTTTCAAATAGATACCTATAATCCTGCAAATAAAACGGGTAAAACACAGAAACGGAAGTTTGGATTCCTTCGTTATATTTTATTTATAGGAATTGCAGTACTAACGGGATACATAGTAGGGCCTCAATTTCATGTAGTAGAGGTATATGATGAAGCTATTACTGATTCCTTGACTAAGGAAGAAGGTGAAGAAAAATATCAATTGGAATTCTCTAATTTAGCAATAGAGAAGGGTGAGTATGACACAACAGTTAAAGGGATAATTAAGAATAACTCAGATAAGGAATATCGTTACATAAGTGTAGATATTCAATATTACAATAAAAAAGGTGCAATCGTAGATAGTCAAATAACATCTGCATATGATTTAAAACCAGGAATGTCTTGGGATTTAAACTCATCTTCCATTAGTGAGTATGCAGAAAGCTTTGAAATAGTAAGTGTGTATGTGGAAGAAGCAGAGTAA